The stretch of DNA CCCGGCTATTTTGGCAGTGGCGCAACAGATGGGTAAAAATGGTAAAGAACTTTTGAAAGGCATCGTGACGGGTTACGAAGTGCACGTCGACCTAGTAAAAGCCATCTGCCTTCACAAACACAAAAAAGACCATATTGCTCACTTGTGCCCGGCTCAAGCGGCAGGTATCGGCACTTTGTTGTCTTTGCCAACTGAAACTATTTTCCAAGCGGTGCAACAAGCGGTTCACGTGTCTTTCACGACTCGTCAATCTCGCAAAGGGGAAATCTCTTCTTGGAAAGCTTACGCTCCAGCGCACGCCGGAAAATTGGCGGTTGAAGCCGTGGACCGTGTGATGCGTGGTGAAGGTGCGCCCTCTCCGATTTATGAAGGTGAAGACTCAGTCATCGCTTACATGCTTGATGGTAAAGATGGAAAATACGAAGTTCCACTTCCAGAACCGGGCGAAGAAAAGCGCGCAATCCTTGAGACTTACACGAAAGAACACTCGGCAGAGTATCAATCTCAAGCTTTGATCGACTTGGCTCGCAAAATGAAACCAATGATCAAAAACTTCGACGACATCCAATCCATCGTGATCCACACATCACATCACACTCACTATGTGATCGGTACTGGCGCGAACGACCCCCAAAAAATGGATCCCAATGCTTCCCGCGAAACTCTGGATCACTCAATCATGTACATTTTCGCAGTGGCACTTCAAGATGGCACTTGGCACCACGTTAATTCGTACGCTCCGGAGCGCGCGAAACGTGCTGACACTGTGGCTTTGTGGCACAAAATTTCCACTGTTGAAGATAAACAATGGACAGCTTGGTACCACGAAACTGATCCAGATAAAAAACGCTTCGGCGGTCGCGTAGAAATCACCATGAAAGACGGTTCTAAGATCGTTGACGAATTGGGCGTGGCTGATGCGCATCCTGCGGGGGCTCGTCCCTTCAAGCGTGCGGACTACATCCGCAAGTTTGACACTTTGACTGAAGGAATCATCACGAAGGCCGAACGGGATCGTTTCATCGGTCTTTGTGAGCGTCTTGAGTCTTTGACGGCTGAAGAAGTTCAACAGTTGAATGTTCAGATTCCTATTGAGAAGCTTGTTAACAACAAACGCGATAATAAAGGGATCTTCTAGATCCTAGATCTCGGTGCGAGAGCGGAGGGAACGCCTTTAGAGGCAACTCCGCTCTACCACGACGTCTAAGCATATGCACGACGGCCCGAAGGGTTTGAGAAAGATGAGGAACGATGTTATTTCCTGAAATTACTCCCGCTCAAAAACGTAAGAATTTTCGTGAGGCCTTGAAGTCAGGGAAGCTTTTGCAGTTTCCGGGGTCTTGGTCACCGCTGGTAAGTATGGCAATTGAAAAAGAAGGCTTTGATGGAGTTTACATCTCGGGGTCGGTTCTTTCAAATGATCTTGGCTATCCCGATATCGGTTTAACGTCTTTGACTGAGGTGGCTCAGCGCGGTCGTCAGATAGCTCGCACAACGAAGCTTCCGACGATTATTGATATCGACACCGGGTTTGGTGAGCCGATGAGTGCAACTCGCACCGTGCAAGAAATGATCGAGATGGGTCTTGCAGGTTGCCATATCGAAGATCAAATCAATCCAAAGCGTTGTGGCCACTTGGATGGTAAAGGCCTGGTGACTCGCGAAGAGGCCACGCGCAAAGTGGCAGCAGCGGCTCGCGGTAAAAAGTTGGATGAAAATTTTCTTTTGATCGCTCGTACTGACGCTCGTGCGGTGGAAGGCTTGGACAAAGCGATTGATCGCGCCAAAGCTTATATCGATGCGGGTGCGGATTGTATCTTCACCGAAGCTTTGGAAACAGAAAAAGAATTTGAAACTTTCCGCAAGGCAGTTTCAGTTCCTCTTCTTGCTAATATGACCGAGTTCGGTAAAGGTCGCCTGTACACGTATCAAGAACTTTCTAATCTTGGTTACAACATCGTGATTTACCCTGTCACGACCTTCCGTCTGGCGATGGGTGCCACGGTGGCAGGTCTTTCTGAAATCAAGGCCAAAGGAACTCAAGAAGGTCTTTTGGACAAAATGCAAACTCGTAAAGATCTGTATGCGCTGTCTCGTTACGACGAATACAATTCTTTCGATACCAGCATCTTCAACTTCACGTTGAAATAGATCCCCGCCTTCCTTTTAAAGAAAGGAATCGGGTCCATGGGAAAAAGGCACAAACACCTTTTTCCCATTTTTTTTGAAGAGGGCGCTGATGAAAAGTATCTGTGTTTTTTGTGGTTCAAGCCCTGGTGCACGTCCAGAGTATATCGCCATGGCAAAATTGCTTGGCACGACCCTGGCGCAAAAAGATATCACGCTAATCTATGGCGGTGCCCAAGTGGGCTTGATGGGCGCGGTCGCTGATGCAGTTATGGCCGCCGGCGGAAAAGCCATTGGCGTGATTCCGCAGTTGCTGATGACTAAAGAAGTCGCGCATGCGCGTTTGACTGAGCTTCGGGTTGTGGATTCCATGCACTCTCGCAAGGCTTTGATGTCGGAACTGTCAGACGCTTTTATCGCTCTTCCTGGGGGCTTTGGAACCTTTGAAGAACTTTTTGAAATCACCACGTGGGCGCAACTGGGACTTCATCAAAAACCCATTGGGGTTCTGGATGTGGCAGGCTTCTACACACCTTTAAAAGGTCTGGTCGAAGCTGGAATGCACGAACAATTCATTCGGGAAGAATATCGCAGCCTGATGGTCTTTGCGGATTCACCGGAAGAAATGCTCGAGAAGTTTGCGCACTACGTTCCGCAACCTCTTCCCAAATGGATCAACTCTTCGTCACAGACTTAAAAGCGCGCGGGGGCTCTTACCCTTCACTGCGCCCCTGAGGTCACTTTAAGACCGATGATAGACACCAACAAAAGCGCCAGGAAAAAAAGTCGCCCTGGCGTCACCGCTTCTTTGAAAAGAATGATACCCAAGATGGCTGCGCCCAAAGCGCCGATGCCGACCCAGATTCCGTAAGCGGTGCCGATGGGCAGCACATTCGCGGCTTTGGCCAACAAAAACATACTGCCAGCCAACGTTAGCAAGGTGAAGATACTGGGGCCTAGTTTCGTAAATCCGGCGGTGTATTTAAGACCGATCGACCAACCCACTTCTAAAATGCCTGCGATCACTAAAAGAATCCATGCTTTTGTGTTAGACATACCAACACTCCTTTCCTTAGAAAAAAGCGTCGTCTTGTCCTAACCGGGTACGTCGCACATCGTCCGGGTATTGCGCCAATAATAGCGAGCGGAATACAACTCTATTTAATTCGTTTACAGGCGGAAAGTCAATATTCCCGACGGGACCTGAGGCCGCTGGTCCCTTGACGATGTGCTCGAGTCGGACTAGGTTACGAGCATGCAAAAACTTAAAGTCTTTCTGTCTGATAGTTTGAATCCTCACCTGAACTTAGCCACGGAAGAGTGGATCTTTCACAATTTGGATCCTTCTCAACAAATTCTTTTTTTGTGGAGAAATGAAGAAACCGTGGTTATCGGCAGAAATCAAAATCCCTGGACCGAATGCAATCTTGCGCAGATGAAAGCAGATCACGTTCACTTGGCTCGCAGAACCACGGGGGGCGGCGCCGTGTTTCACGATCTGGGAAATACCAATTTCACTTTTCTTTCACCGAAAGAATCCTATAAACGTGAAAACAATGTGCAGATTATTTTTGATGCTTTGAAAACTTTTGGTATTCAAGGCGAAGCTTCGGGAAGAAATGATCTGCTGATCCCTTTCCACGACGGCCCCCGCAAGTTCAGTGGCAGTGCCTATCGGGAAAAAAAGGACCGCGCCTTTCACCACGGGACTTTGCTTCTTCATACCGACCTTGCCCGTCTTGGGAACTATCTGACCCCTAATCCCAAAAAACTTCAGTCCAAAGGCAAAGAGTCTGTGCGGGCGCGTGTCGCCAATCTCAATGAAGTGGCCTCGGAAATCCGTCACGAGCGCATTGTTGAAACCATGGTCGCTGCCTTCGAAAAATTTTATGACGCCAAAGCCGAAGTGGTTTCCTTGACGATGGAAAGTCTGAAACAAATGCCCGAGCTGAATAGCCAGTATGAATCACTAAGCTCCTGGGACTGGTTGTATGGCAACACCTTGGAATTTAGTCACAAGATGGATGAATATCTGTCTTTGGGTTTTTTCGATTTTCAATTTAAAGTCGAGGACGGCACAATCAAAGAACTTCGCATTTTCACCGACTGCCTGTATCCGCAGTTGGTCGAAGACCTGACGAATGAACTTCGTGGTTCCCCTTATCGTGGCGATGCGATTAAAAACGCCTTTGGCAAGATCCAGGCAAAATACCCGGATCTTTCCGCAGGACTGACAGAGCTCGAACAATGGCTCTGCCGCCAAATTGAAATTTAAAACTATTTAACTCGCTTCAGATTGCGGCATTCGTACTGTTTGTAAACACGACTGCCGTCAGCTTGAAATACGTGATCAAAATAAAGATTCGCGGCCAAGACTCGGCCTGTACCGTCGCTGGCAATCTTCACTTCCGCGGAAGAAGACTTATCTAACTTGAATGAATAAGCATGGAATCCGTCCTGATATAGATAAGGTCCTGAGACTGACGTTTTGTATTGAGCTTTGCGAGCATCACCTTTGGTAAGAGCCTCGGGAGTTTCAACCTCGATGCTTTTTACTTCACCCTGACTATTGACGTTCAAGGCCACCGCACACGCTCGTTCAGTGATATTCAATTTTTTGCAGCCCAGGTCCTTCGCAAAGAAACCGCCTGTATCTGCACACTGCTTGCGTGCCGCCAAAGAACCATGAAACACAAGAGTTTCGGCCTGAGCTCCGATGGAGAACATCATTACGATCGCTTGTACCAGAAACGCCCTTTTCGTCGTCATAAGAAACCTCCGTTTGATTTCGTTCTAAAGAAAGCAACATGTGTTCCAAAATGAGATCGAAGGCAATGAATCCTCACCTTTACAAGGGCGCCCAAGTTCTTGGCAAGTGACAAAAGAGGGCTGCTGCTTGTACAGGCAAAGACGCTCTTCTTTCCATGTGCCCAAAATGGTTACCAAACGAAAAGATCGACAGTCGTTTTTCGCTCCTGAGCGAACAAGACGAATCTCATCCGGGTATAAAAATGGCTTTGAAATTCCTTGAATGTTTTAACACCGGGAGTAGCTAGCTTCCGATGCACATATAAGGGAGAACTTATGATCAATGCTAAAAGAGTTTTGTCAATTGCAACAACAGCACTTCTGTTCGGATTCAGCGGCCAGGCGTTGGCTCTTTCAATGGAGTGTTCGGTGAATATGACGACGGCCACATCTGGCGGATTGATGCCGATCGAGAAAGCCATCACCCTGAACGCCACCGAAATTCAGCAGGAAACTCGTTTAGAACTCGCAAAGTGCAGCGACACGACTTTAGCGGGTATGACCGTGAAGCTCTGTGCGATTGAAGATGGCGACGCAGCGGGTGTGTTCCATGCGGAGCTCAGCATTGAGCGTGAAGCCGGAGGCGACGAGCTGGATTTCACGGCGGCTCGAGATATTTTGGCTCTTTCCAAAAAACAACAACGGGCTTTGGTTTCTGTCGTTTCAGAAAGTGCTCTTTCACCTCACTTCGTTAAAAAGATGGACGACGCCAACATGACTTTCCCCGAGTATAAGGGTGGCGATTCGTTGATGATCGATGAAGCCGTGGCGGCCGCCTTTAAAAAAGGTGTCTTAAATAAAAGCGACGTCGTTACAGTAGGTATCGAGCGCTGCCGTATTAAATAATCTTATAAAGACGGAGTTCTGCCGCCATCC from Bdellovibrio sp. ArHS encodes:
- a CDS encoding MmgE/PrpD family protein produces the protein MKKHLVRVYPSKEKLDRKDQLAWKIAEIASDNAPIKADVVDMVINRIIDNASVAIAAANRRPVASARAMAIAHPRNAGATVFGMPNDQKFDCEWAAWANGTAVRELDFHDTYLAADYSHPGDNIPAILAVAQQMGKNGKELLKGIVTGYEVHVDLVKAICLHKHKKDHIAHLCPAQAAGIGTLLSLPTETIFQAVQQAVHVSFTTRQSRKGEISSWKAYAPAHAGKLAVEAVDRVMRGEGAPSPIYEGEDSVIAYMLDGKDGKYEVPLPEPGEEKRAILETYTKEHSAEYQSQALIDLARKMKPMIKNFDDIQSIVIHTSHHTHYVIGTGANDPQKMDPNASRETLDHSIMYIFAVALQDGTWHHVNSYAPERAKRADTVALWHKISTVEDKQWTAWYHETDPDKKRFGGRVEITMKDGSKIVDELGVADAHPAGARPFKRADYIRKFDTLTEGIITKAERDRFIGLCERLESLTAEEVQQLNVQIPIEKLVNNKRDNKGIF
- the prpB gene encoding methylisocitrate lyase, whose translation is MLFPEITPAQKRKNFREALKSGKLLQFPGSWSPLVSMAIEKEGFDGVYISGSVLSNDLGYPDIGLTSLTEVAQRGRQIARTTKLPTIIDIDTGFGEPMSATRTVQEMIEMGLAGCHIEDQINPKRCGHLDGKGLVTREEATRKVAAAARGKKLDENFLLIARTDARAVEGLDKAIDRAKAYIDAGADCIFTEALETEKEFETFRKAVSVPLLANMTEFGKGRLYTYQELSNLGYNIVIYPVTTFRLAMGATVAGLSEIKAKGTQEGLLDKMQTRKDLYALSRYDEYNSFDTSIFNFTLK
- a CDS encoding TIGR00730 family Rossman fold protein; this encodes MKSICVFCGSSPGARPEYIAMAKLLGTTLAQKDITLIYGGAQVGLMGAVADAVMAAGGKAIGVIPQLLMTKEVAHARLTELRVVDSMHSRKALMSELSDAFIALPGGFGTFEELFEITTWAQLGLHQKPIGVLDVAGFYTPLKGLVEAGMHEQFIREEYRSLMVFADSPEEMLEKFAHYVPQPLPKWINSSSQT
- a CDS encoding SMR family transporter, giving the protein MSNTKAWILLVIAGILEVGWSIGLKYTAGFTKLGPSIFTLLTLAGSMFLLAKAANVLPIGTAYGIWVGIGALGAAILGIILFKEAVTPGRLFFLALLLVSIIGLKVTSGAQ
- a CDS encoding lipoate--protein ligase, yielding MQKLKVFLSDSLNPHLNLATEEWIFHNLDPSQQILFLWRNEETVVIGRNQNPWTECNLAQMKADHVHLARRTTGGGAVFHDLGNTNFTFLSPKESYKRENNVQIIFDALKTFGIQGEASGRNDLLIPFHDGPRKFSGSAYREKKDRAFHHGTLLLHTDLARLGNYLTPNPKKLQSKGKESVRARVANLNEVASEIRHERIVETMVAAFEKFYDAKAEVVSLTMESLKQMPELNSQYESLSSWDWLYGNTLEFSHKMDEYLSLGFFDFQFKVEDGTIKELRIFTDCLYPQLVEDLTNELRGSPYRGDAIKNAFGKIQAKYPDLSAGLTELEQWLCRQIEI